A single genomic interval of Candidatus Jordarchaeales archaeon harbors:
- a CDS encoding ribose-phosphate diphosphokinase produces the protein MGTTNDTVLVAGSASQLLAVRIARALKVELVPMASKTFPDGELYLRFLSPLNGRRVIIVQSTPPPQNSNLLELFFLINAAVEKGADEIIAVVPYLAYARQDKEFLPGEAVSGRYICRMLKNCGADIVITVNIHSRSIFEGIDLPFIDLDAFPLIAEYFEKTPLKDPLVLAPDKGAVEEGSLIAEKLGCSFAFLEKERDRYTGEIVTAEKQMGLKGRDVLIVDDIISTGGTMANAVSIAVKQGARNVYVACVHPLLVGEARLKILNAGAREIIGTDSVPSDVSIISLAPLIVGALKR, from the coding sequence TTGGGAACAACGAACGATACCGTGCTTGTTGCAGGGTCGGCTTCCCAACTGCTAGCAGTCAGAATAGCGCGCGCTCTTAAAGTGGAATTAGTACCTATGGCGTCTAAAACTTTTCCAGACGGAGAACTTTACTTACGATTTCTCTCACCTCTCAATGGACGAAGAGTAATAATCGTCCAGTCAACTCCACCCCCCCAGAACTCAAATCTTCTCGAGCTCTTCTTCCTCATCAACGCTGCAGTAGAGAAAGGTGCAGACGAAATCATTGCCGTGGTCCCATATTTGGCATACGCCCGGCAGGATAAAGAGTTCCTCCCCGGAGAAGCAGTAAGCGGGCGCTACATATGCCGTATGTTAAAGAACTGCGGTGCAGATATAGTTATAACAGTCAACATACACAGCAGAAGCATATTCGAAGGAATTGATTTGCCTTTTATAGACCTAGACGCATTCCCCTTAATAGCCGAGTACTTTGAGAAGACTCCTCTAAAGGACCCCTTAGTCCTAGCCCCTGACAAAGGAGCAGTAGAGGAAGGGTCGCTCATTGCAGAGAAGTTGGGCTGTTCTTTCGCCTTCTTGGAAAAGGAGAGGGACAGGTATACTGGAGAAATAGTCACTGCAGAAAAGCAGATGGGTCTTAAAGGACGCGACGTGCTTATAGTTGATGATATCATAAGTACTGGTGGAACTATGGCTAACGCCGTCTCCATAGCTGTTAAACAGGGAGCGCGAAACGTTTACGTGGCCTGTGTTCATCCGCTGCTCGTTGGTGAAGCGCGTCTCAAGATTCTAAACGCTGGGGCGAGGGAAATAATCGGGACAGATAGTGTCCCAAGTGATGTAAGCATAATTTCTTTAGCACCATTAATCGTTGGTGCGTTAAAACGTTGA
- a CDS encoding methyltransferase domain-containing protein gives MKTRFFFLLSGENEKLSQGELKAILEASGLPFSFSASGRVAIVETDYRVAQLILERSAMCHYGCLLVAESPPSLNLLFDALSSSPINSIVSPTDSFAVRAKPVNPLPYEVDTMLLERTLGEFVKKMTDARVNLKNPNKLLVCLLTEKEFLFGLCIGRSARKSFRLRPTRYRPFMTSSSMSPFTARTMVNLARALSGHILLDPFCGSGSILIEAALIGCRVVGGDIDPRMVRGAKANFNYYQIDGDLLIGDARYLPFSSVDRVVTDPPYGRAASTKGVPLDVLLQHFLSSMSSVLKKGGWLCMACPSNVNVERYMDVHDFKIVETYQVRVHGGLTRKIVVSKR, from the coding sequence TTGAAGACCCGTTTCTTCTTCCTTCTATCAGGAGAAAACGAGAAATTGTCTCAGGGAGAGCTCAAGGCTATCTTAGAGGCTAGCGGCCTCCCGTTCAGCTTTTCAGCGTCGGGTCGAGTTGCCATAGTTGAAACAGACTATCGCGTTGCCCAGCTAATTCTAGAACGCTCTGCTATGTGCCATTACGGCTGCTTGCTTGTTGCAGAATCGCCCCCCTCGCTTAACCTATTATTCGACGCTCTTTCATCGTCCCCAATCAATTCCATAGTTTCACCCACTGACTCCTTCGCGGTTAGGGCGAAGCCCGTCAATCCACTCCCTTACGAAGTTGACACAATGCTTCTAGAAAGAACACTAGGTGAATTTGTGAAGAAGATGACAGATGCGCGGGTCAATCTGAAAAACCCGAATAAACTCTTAGTTTGTCTTTTAACTGAAAAAGAATTTCTTTTTGGGTTATGCATTGGGCGCTCAGCTAGAAAAAGTTTTAGACTCCGTCCCACCCGTTATAGGCCATTCATGACTTCTTCGTCTATGTCTCCCTTCACTGCGAGAACTATGGTTAACTTGGCAAGGGCGTTAAGTGGCCACATACTTCTAGATCCTTTTTGTGGTAGTGGAAGTATACTTATAGAGGCAGCGTTAATTGGATGTCGGGTTGTAGGAGGAGACATAGACCCTAGAATGGTTCGCGGTGCAAAGGCAAACTTCAATTACTACCAAATAGATGGCGATTTGCTAATAGGTGACGCTCGTTACCTCCCGTTCTCAAGCGTTGACAGAGTTGTAACAGATCCGCCTTATGGTCGTGCCGCGTCAACGAAAGGCGTGCCACTCGATGTTCTCCTCCAGCACTTCTTGTCGTCTATGAGCAGTGTTCTTAAAAAGGGAGGCTGGTTATGCATGGCATGCCCCTCGAACGTAAACGTAGAACGCTATATGGATGTCCACGATTTTAAAATAGTGGAAACATATCAAGTGCGTGTTCACGGAGGTCTCACAAGAAAAATAGTTGTTTCGAAGAGGTGA
- the rnz gene encoding ribonuclease Z, producing MSALTLKIVFLGTSGSIPTSQRNLPAVAVCLDREILLFDCAEGTQRQMFMAGLSISRISKIFISHLHGDHVMGLPGIIQTLSLMERETPLDIYGPLGLSNLINSLAENLAFSPSFDINVHQVSPGNLFESSKYVVKCAQVDHGSIDAYAYAFEEKPKPGKFHPEKAVMLGVPMGPLWKQLQMGKPVTLENGRVVVPEEVVEPSKPGRKIVYSGDTAPCQALLELSSFADVLIHESTFDHTLESKANETKHSTSVQAAMIAREAKVNLLVLTHISSRYTDTSLLLQQAKEIFPNTIVAQDFMEVLIDSKGTVKVSLISAQTKTLQNTI from the coding sequence ATGTCCGCTTTGACACTGAAGATCGTTTTCCTAGGAACATCCGGCAGCATACCAACCTCTCAAAGAAACCTTCCTGCCGTGGCCGTCTGCCTCGATAGGGAAATCCTTCTTTTCGACTGCGCTGAAGGCACCCAGAGGCAAATGTTCATGGCTGGGTTAAGCATAAGCCGTATTTCGAAAATATTCATATCGCACTTGCACGGAGACCATGTAATGGGCCTGCCAGGAATAATTCAAACGCTCTCTCTCATGGAAAGAGAGACACCATTAGACATATACGGACCCCTAGGCCTTTCCAATCTTATAAATTCTCTCGCAGAAAATCTCGCATTTTCCCCGTCTTTTGATATCAACGTTCACCAGGTTTCTCCAGGAAATCTTTTCGAGTCCTCCAAATATGTTGTTAAATGCGCGCAGGTTGATCACGGATCAATAGACGCTTACGCATATGCATTTGAAGAGAAACCAAAACCTGGAAAGTTCCACCCCGAAAAAGCAGTAATGTTAGGTGTACCCATGGGTCCTCTCTGGAAGCAACTTCAAATGGGAAAACCTGTAACGCTTGAAAACGGCCGCGTGGTGGTTCCAGAAGAAGTTGTAGAGCCTTCGAAACCAGGAAGGAAGATAGTTTACTCTGGAGATACCGCCCCCTGTCAGGCACTCCTCGAACTAAGCAGCTTTGCTGATGTTCTGATCCACGAAAGCACCTTTGATCACACGCTCGAGAGCAAAGCCAATGAAACAAAACACTCGACAAGCGTGCAGGCAGCAATGATAGCTCGTGAGGCAAAAGTTAACCTTCTAGTTCTAACGCACATCAGTTCAAGGTATACGGACACAAGCCTACTACTCCAACAAGCAAAAGAAATTTTTCCGAACACTATAGTTGCCCAAGATTTCATGGAAGTGCTTATTGACTCAAAAGGTACTGTCAAAGTCTCTCTAATCTCCGCTCAAACGAAAACCCTACAAAACACTATATAA
- a CDS encoding RNA-binding domain-containing protein, which produces MKIRVETPLKPTEDPDKVIRALKNILNVDYQTYKEGDEERLVGEAEGIDSLRQIYEKLREQYIVEAARGVLKRNIRENELTFYLNKQAAYVGKLHFCAPERESPMGAIKVTIISNKINELVEWLCPPTIDGKPQETAPPSDA; this is translated from the coding sequence ATGAAAATAAGGGTGGAAACGCCTTTAAAACCGACAGAAGACCCAGATAAAGTGATTAGGGCATTAAAAAACATTCTAAACGTTGATTACCAGACCTATAAAGAAGGGGATGAAGAAAGACTGGTGGGTGAGGCTGAAGGTATAGATAGCTTGCGACAGATATATGAAAAATTGCGTGAACAATACATAGTGGAGGCGGCAAGGGGGGTTCTAAAGAGGAATATTAGAGAAAACGAGCTGACATTTTACCTAAACAAACAAGCGGCGTACGTGGGTAAACTTCACTTTTGTGCCCCAGAAAGGGAGTCGCCGATGGGAGCAATAAAAGTGACGATAATAAGTAACAAAATAAACGAGTTAGTTGAGTGGCTTTGCCCACCCACAATAGATGGAAAACCACAAGAGACAGCACCACCCTCAGATGCGTAA
- a CDS encoding AAA family ATPase, translating into MKKVIGIVGMPGSGKSVAAEVARSEGIPVVSMGDVIREVARKRGIPPSPENIGMLMIKIREEEGEDAIARRCIPKINAEKNEIVVVEGVRSLAEIKTFRENYPDFRLIGVHASPKTRLKRLTSRGREDDPKSIEHFVERDERELRVGLGAALALADYMIVNEGDIEEFKMRIRELLRRIMDENKGGNAFKTDRRPR; encoded by the coding sequence TTGAAGAAGGTCATTGGCATAGTAGGCATGCCTGGAAGTGGAAAGAGTGTTGCAGCAGAGGTAGCGAGAAGCGAGGGAATACCGGTAGTCTCTATGGGAGATGTTATACGTGAGGTTGCAAGGAAGAGGGGGATCCCTCCCTCCCCAGAAAACATAGGCATGCTCATGATTAAAATCAGAGAAGAAGAGGGGGAGGACGCTATTGCAAGGAGATGTATACCGAAAATAAACGCGGAGAAAAACGAAATAGTAGTTGTAGAAGGAGTAAGAAGTTTAGCCGAAATTAAGACATTTAGAGAAAACTACCCGGACTTTAGGTTAATAGGTGTTCATGCTTCACCAAAAACCCGTTTAAAGAGGTTGACTTCGAGGGGAAGGGAAGACGACCCAAAAAGTATAGAGCACTTCGTTGAGAGAGACGAGAGAGAGCTGCGAGTTGGCTTGGGAGCTGCTTTAGCATTAGCGGACTACATGATAGTTAATGAGGGGGACATTGAAGAGTTCAAGATGAGGATTAGAGAACTTCTTAGGAGGATAATGGATGAAAATAAGGGTGGAAACGCCTTTAAAACCGACAGAAGACCCAGATAA
- a CDS encoding AAA family ATPase, whose amino-acid sequence MVNEELEKEKVYYKSLKKHKKSKERIKQAVLVELEPLGYPLREIGEDKETILTVDNPEVFQAYAREQWDGLYVKKGDLLFDRSLFPDFAFKIVDMTPSEGQITNKTVFKVIKKAERRPSTRFPKITLADVVGQQRAKEKCMIIKKYLESPEAFGDWAPRIILFYGPPGTGKTMTAQALANEAGAEFFFVKSPELIGTHVGDAASKISRLFRRAREAAPSVVYLDEIDAIGLDRRFQSVRGDVTEVVNALLAEMDKLELTPGVVCIGATNNLMLLDLALRNRFEEEIEFTLPSLEERRQILEMYAKKIPLKVECDFDKIASITEGFSGRDLKEKLLKTAFHRAIIKNADKIDQQLIEEVLSEIFKTRSKTGGAEYLFI is encoded by the coding sequence TTGGTTAATGAGGAATTAGAAAAGGAAAAAGTATACTACAAAAGTCTAAAAAAGCATAAGAAAAGCAAAGAGAGAATAAAACAGGCAGTACTAGTAGAACTTGAACCTTTAGGATACCCTTTAAGGGAAATAGGAGAGGACAAAGAGACTATATTGACTGTGGATAATCCTGAGGTATTCCAAGCGTATGCCAGAGAACAATGGGATGGATTATACGTCAAAAAGGGAGATCTGCTTTTTGATAGGTCCCTTTTTCCAGACTTCGCTTTCAAGATAGTCGACATGACACCTAGTGAGGGGCAAATTACCAATAAAACTGTATTTAAAGTAATTAAGAAAGCGGAAAGACGCCCCTCTACGCGGTTTCCCAAGATTACACTCGCGGATGTTGTCGGACAACAAAGGGCTAAAGAAAAGTGCATGATCATAAAAAAGTACTTAGAAAGCCCAGAAGCTTTTGGTGACTGGGCGCCTAGAATCATTCTCTTTTATGGTCCTCCAGGAACGGGAAAAACGATGACGGCACAAGCACTGGCTAATGAGGCTGGAGCAGAGTTTTTCTTCGTTAAATCGCCTGAACTCATAGGCACCCACGTAGGTGATGCGGCGAGTAAAATAAGTAGGCTTTTCAGGAGAGCGAGAGAGGCAGCCCCAAGTGTCGTATATTTAGACGAGATAGATGCTATAGGGCTCGATAGAAGGTTTCAAAGTGTAAGGGGCGACGTCACTGAGGTGGTTAACGCCCTCCTGGCAGAGATGGATAAGCTGGAGCTTACACCGGGTGTTGTGTGCATCGGGGCCACAAACAACTTAATGCTATTAGATTTGGCCCTTAGAAACAGGTTTGAGGAGGAAATCGAGTTCACGCTGCCATCGCTAGAGGAAAGAAGGCAGATTCTCGAGATGTACGCCAAGAAGATTCCCCTCAAAGTTGAGTGTGACTTCGACAAAATAGCCTCTATAACTGAAGGGTTCTCTGGAAGAGATTTAAAGGAGAAATTGCTTAAAACTGCGTTCCATAGGGCAATCATAAAAAATGCAGACAAAATAGACCAGCAATTGATAGAAGAAGTTTTGAGCGAAATTTTCAAAACCCGGAGCAAAACTGGAGGTGCTGAATATCTTTTTATATAG
- the dnaG gene encoding DNA primase DnaG, with amino-acid sequence MEPVAAHVGKLEGLLGSDMDLRELQRTGRIGRIKAELEYHGGKAIGEIIVPSSLDKVETAILAAALETIDRIGPCSAKVTFESIEDVRESKRKRIIERAVEILRRWPEEVSPETEQIVNKVLEAVRTAEICKYGKEGLPAGPEIDSSDEIIIVEGRADVLNMLKHGFKNVIAVEGTSIPKTIIELSKKKVVTAFLDGDRGGDLILKELLQVADIDYIARAPPGREVEDLTFKEIVKALNNKVPVEQIVEQEQMKKREEKKVQQVVKKVSRVPQEVIEHSKAIFNTGKARILGENLNMVAEVEVSELADYLRNINEKIGGIVLDGIVTQRLIDISQEKGARWIVGVRQENVVKRPAELKVMEFNEIMMEQEG; translated from the coding sequence GTGGAGCCGGTCGCGGCTCACGTAGGCAAATTGGAGGGGCTTCTCGGATCTGACATGGATCTAAGAGAGCTTCAACGCACGGGGAGAATAGGGCGTATAAAGGCAGAACTTGAGTATCATGGAGGTAAAGCTATAGGGGAGATAATTGTTCCTTCAAGTCTTGATAAAGTTGAGACAGCCATCCTTGCAGCGGCACTCGAAACTATTGACAGAATAGGGCCATGCAGCGCTAAAGTGACATTTGAATCTATAGAGGATGTTAGAGAAAGTAAACGAAAGAGGATTATTGAGCGGGCCGTTGAAATTCTAAGAAGGTGGCCGGAGGAGGTTTCCCCAGAGACAGAACAGATAGTCAACAAGGTCCTTGAAGCGGTAAGAACGGCGGAGATATGCAAATATGGAAAAGAAGGGCTGCCCGCAGGCCCAGAAATAGACTCGTCAGACGAAATCATCATAGTTGAAGGTAGAGCTGACGTGCTTAATATGTTAAAACACGGCTTCAAGAACGTCATAGCGGTAGAGGGAACCAGCATCCCGAAAACGATAATCGAGCTGAGTAAGAAAAAAGTAGTAACAGCTTTTCTGGATGGAGACAGAGGCGGCGACTTAATTTTGAAAGAGTTACTGCAGGTCGCGGACATAGATTATATTGCTAGAGCACCCCCTGGCCGTGAGGTCGAAGACCTTACTTTCAAAGAGATAGTGAAAGCATTGAACAACAAGGTACCCGTCGAGCAAATAGTCGAGCAAGAGCAAATGAAGAAACGTGAAGAAAAGAAAGTACAACAAGTTGTTAAGAAAGTGAGCAGGGTTCCGCAGGAAGTGATTGAGCACTCGAAAGCAATTTTCAACACTGGTAAGGCAAGGATACTTGGAGAGAACCTTAACATGGTAGCAGAAGTCGAAGTATCGGAGCTAGCAGATTACCTTCGAAACATTAATGAGAAAATCGGGGGCATAGTTCTCGACGGGATAGTTACGCAGAGACTTATTGACATTTCGCAAGAAAAGGGTGCTAGGTGGATTGTTGGGGTTCGCCAGGAAAATGTGGTCAAAAGGCCGGCAGAGCTCAAAGTGATGGAATTCAATGAAATAATGATGGAGCAAGAAGGGTGA